In Candidatus Desulfofervidus auxilii, one genomic interval encodes:
- a CDS encoding lectin like domain-containing protein: MKLKGDKFYILSFLLYLFLGTNLVTAKDFPFKSSPINPAFEKFIKEIKEGKVPKRLTGKHPLGLIPNPIKLRPHKPEKELKALTLPNRYDLRDEGLLTPIKDQNPYRTCWAFATYGSLESDLLKLSQPAYDFSENNLVNKHGFDPGFNDGGNISMSSAYLARGDGPVLESCDQYPNPGGSPNCPRVKYIEDIVWLPGRANTNDNQYLKQAVYYHGAVYTSMYWDGDFYNKSTYTYYYNGTENANHAVVIVGWDDNKETQASNPGAWIVRNSWGEGFGEGGYFYVSYYDTAFAFNTNAYFIDKPDLNNGNFTIHQYDELGLENALGCGNTIYGANVFRANKFQKIEAVSFFAYEPADYEIRVYKNCNNPNNISGSPAITQTGSISEPGYYTIDLNTPVYVEKDSYFLVIVKFTTTSSDAYPLGIEEKINNYSSGATCNSGESFVSCDGVTWDDICGYYDLTNVCIKALATSTFTPTTDITPIIMLLLGE; the protein is encoded by the coding sequence ATGAAATTAAAAGGTGACAAATTTTACATCTTATCTTTTTTGTTATACTTGTTTTTAGGTACAAATCTGGTAACAGCAAAGGATTTTCCATTTAAATCCTCACCTATAAATCCAGCATTTGAGAAATTTATTAAAGAGATTAAAGAGGGTAAAGTCCCAAAAAGGCTTACTGGGAAACATCCGCTGGGTTTAATCCCTAATCCTATTAAATTAAGGCCCCATAAACCTGAAAAGGAATTGAAAGCACTAACGCTACCAAACAGATATGATTTGAGAGATGAAGGCCTGCTTACACCAATAAAAGATCAAAATCCATACCGCACATGCTGGGCATTTGCCACCTATGGCTCTTTAGAATCAGACCTTTTAAAATTAAGTCAACCTGCTTATGATTTTTCTGAAAACAATTTGGTAAATAAACATGGCTTTGACCCTGGATTTAATGATGGTGGAAATATCTCTATGAGTTCTGCCTATCTAGCAAGGGGAGATGGCCCTGTGCTTGAAAGTTGTGACCAATATCCAAATCCAGGTGGGAGCCCTAACTGTCCAAGGGTTAAATATATAGAAGATATCGTTTGGTTGCCAGGAAGGGCAAATACAAATGACAATCAATATTTAAAACAGGCTGTATATTATCATGGCGCTGTTTATACCAGTATGTATTGGGATGGTGATTTTTACAATAAGAGCACCTATACCTATTATTACAATGGGACAGAGAATGCCAATCATGCCGTTGTCATAGTGGGTTGGGATGACAATAAAGAAACACAAGCATCAAACCCAGGGGCATGGATTGTCAGAAACAGTTGGGGAGAAGGTTTTGGAGAAGGAGGTTATTTTTATGTTTCATATTATGACACAGCATTTGCCTTTAACACCAATGCCTACTTTATAGACAAGCCTGATTTAAATAATGGAAACTTTACTATACATCAGTATGATGAACTTGGACTGGAGAATGCCCTGGGTTGTGGCAATACTATTTATGGGGCAAATGTCTTTAGAGCCAATAAATTTCAAAAGATAGAGGCTGTATCATTTTTTGCATACGAGCCTGCTGATTATGAAATAAGGGTATATAAAAATTGCAACAATCCCAATAATATCTCTGGTTCTCCTGCAATAACACAAACAGGCAGTATCTCTGAGCCAGGTTATTATACTATTGATTTAAACACACCAGTATATGTGGAAAAAGACAGTTATTTTCTTGTAATAGTTAAATTTACAACAACCAGTAGTGATGCATATCCGTTAGGAATAGAAGAAAAAATCAATAATTATTCAAGCGGGGCTACATGCAATTCTGGAGAAAGTTTTGTAAGTTGTGATGGGGTAACTTGGGATGATATTTGTGGTTATTATGATTTGACAAATGTTTGTATAAAGGCACTTGCTACTTCTACTTTCACC